A genomic region of Metopolophium dirhodum isolate CAU chromosome 1, ASM1992520v1, whole genome shotgun sequence contains the following coding sequences:
- the LOC132942775 gene encoding sin3 histone deacetylase corepressor complex component SDS3-like, translating to MESPPKYSLSSAALPRLASPPGLPRRRPASWQPEPPLVSPSCFYSPTGSIDLRDLVVYLHIVFFDRESCISDIDGHEAAATWRKTTVLDRNTNFNKRREQSWRHTISFHDSNISPSLTFSMDDDDNNSAKIENKDLPNSDEEGKEYREKHTEIQEQVYQDKLAGIQKQLQQLRDGTHGEYVKQLKKLDAQHKNELMMTDLRRDCLFDDIEREFNKEWRLAHKEFEDRNAQLTETLISELNEKKKAIEHDNLNMELSPSSSNQKPAMTRKLRRRPNDPVEPTPRGKLRKPPPVSDKYFLLQEHEIEQDVKLIQDSLASIASTSTTITPTVKTRDTVNYSSIWRPGCLPSTSSSTASNMSPKKCRSSVTEGSSAIPNTRIEDGKLLFEKRWYHRGQPVFVEGRHMEKFPAVIHAIGNGSILVKKTSDNSQFCITLSYLSKGEMSIQRRAAV from the exons ATgga ATCACCGCCAAAGTACTCCCTCTCGTCGGCCGCACTGCCGCGGTTGGCATCACCGCCAGGCCTGCCACGACGCCGACCAGCGTCTTGGCAGCCCGAGCCGCCGCTAGTCTCTCCCTCGTGTTTTTACTCGCCAACAGGAAGCATTGATCTGCGCGACCTCGTCGTCTATCTCCATATTGTGTTTTTCGACCGAGAATCGTGCATCTCAGATATCGACGGTCACGAGGCCGCAGCTACGTGGCGCAAAACGACCGTCCTCGACCGTaacacaaattttaataaaag ACGCGAACAGAGTTGGAGACACACAATCTCTTTCCACGACAGTAACATATCGCCATCTTTGACGTTTTCAATGGACGACGATGACAACAACAGTGCGAAAATCGAGAACAAAGATCTACCTAACTCAGATG AAGAAGGCAAAGAATACCGTGAGAAACACACTGAAATACAGGAGCA ggtcTACCAGGACAAATTGGCCGGTATCCAAAAGCAACTACAGCAGTTGCGTGATGGGACACATGGGGAATATGTAAAGCAATTGAAAAAATTGGATGCACAGCATAAAAATGA acTAATGATGACTGATTTGAGGCGAGACTGTTTGTTTGATGACATTGAAAGAGAATTTAATAAAGAATGGCGTCTAGCTCACAAAGAGTTTGAAGATCGTAATGCTCAACTCACTGAGACTTTGATATCAGAATTAAACGAAAAGAAAAAAGCTATAGAACATGACAATTTAAACATGGAacttt CTCCTAGCTCGTCAAATCAAAAGCCTGCTATGACAAGGAAACTGAGAAGAAGACCAAATGACCCAGTGGAGCCAACACCCCGAGGAAAACTTCGCAAACCCCCACCTGTATcagataagtattttttgttGCAGGAACATGAAATTGAACAGGATGTAAAACTTATTCAAGACTCATTGGCTTCAATAGCATCTACTTCTACCACAATAACCCCTACAGTCAAAACACGTGATACAGTAAATTATTCATCCATTTGGAGACCAG ggTGTCTTCCGAGTACTAGTTCATCAACTGCAAGTAACATGAGTCCTAAAAAATGTCGGAGTTCAGTTACTGAAGGATCATCAGCTATTCCAAATACGCGAATTGAAGATGGAAAACTGTTGTTTGAAAAAAGATG gtatcaTCGAGGACAACCTGTTTTTGTCGAAGGAAGACATATGGAAAAATTCCCAGCTGTTATACATGCCATTGGCAACGGAAGt ATTTTGGTTAAGAAAACGTCAGACAACAGTCAATTTTGTATCACCTTGTCTTACCTATCAAAAGGCGAAATGTCTATACAACGTCGAGCTGCTGTTTAA